A single Dreissena polymorpha isolate Duluth1 chromosome 14, UMN_Dpol_1.0, whole genome shotgun sequence DNA region contains:
- the LOC127858447 gene encoding uncharacterized protein LOC127858447 translates to MPRKRKRGSLTVKRKYHYITSEQPKEENHVASEPLVNIKATTDSSTQSESENVQFTSDHSYAIDEDSTYELDSFQETNNDKPEADVMECSSGLLEMEVETTTFSDFAVELKLQNFSSQFVVKELEQSIQMLQLYANDSLTAIKLSVEIKSDFTCSVYVHRKCIPRSHQIWTGLPQHINRVAYVLVL, encoded by the coding sequence atgcctagaaaacgcaaaagaggatcccttacggtgaaacgcaagtaccactacataacatctgaacagccaaaggaagaaaaccatgttgccagtgaacccctggtgaacattaaagctacaacagattcttctacccagtcagaaagtgaaaatgtgcagttcacaagtgatcatagttatgctattgatgaagactccacatatgagcttgactccttccaggagacaaacaatgataagcctgaagctgatgtgatggaatgtagttcagggcttctagaaatggaggtggagacgacaaccttctcagactttgctgtggaacttaaactgcaaaatttttcatctcagttcgttgtaaaggaattagagcaatcaattcaaatgttacagttgtacgcaaatgacagtctgacagcaatcaagttatcggttgaaattaagagtgattttacgtgctctgtctatgtgcatcggaaatgcattccgagatctcaccaaatatggactggactgccacaacatatcaatcgcgttgcttatgttctggtgttatag